AATAAAAACATACCTTTAATTTTTTCAATGAAGAAATATCAGAAACACTGGTAATGCTGTTCTCTGCTAAGTTCAACGACTGTAGATGTACATTAGTGTTCAAATGCTCGATTGTTTTAATATTGTTGCACTCAAGGTTTAAGTGCGTTAAATGCACTAAATCTTTCAGTCCCTCAATGGTTAATATACCATTGTACGACAAATTCAATTCTCGCAAGCAATGCAATCGACACACGCCGTACATTCGTAGAAGTTGATTTTTGCTAAGAGAAAGCTGGATTGTAACGATAGCTATTTCAAAACTGTGACCTTCAGCATGACTACCATTTAAAAtaccttttcaattttcagaTAACAGTCTATGTTATCAATCTTCTGCAGCTCATTTTCGTCTAATATTAACACTCTATATTGCTGGGCATCCTCTACTTTGGGTACCTTCTTGAGCGATTTCTTTGTTAGTTCCAATGTCGGCATATTGGAGTCGAAGTCTACAACGAGGAACAAAAATTACGTTTATTTGTATTTATACAGCACATAACAGTTACGCAAAAAGAACTTTCGGCGATTGTTTAGTCCATTAGAATATATATTACAAAATACGACTATACGAAACTCTTATAGTACACAATTACCCATCGTGTTGTGGAGCAAATAATTTGGTATGAATCCTTTTATTAAGCGTACTTTTTCACAATTGTAGTTCTTTTCATTCGTGCTTCAAAGTGTCCTCTATACACTGCAACGATTTGCTTTGATCGATAGGTCCAATATATTACTCTAGGGCAAAGCTTCCTTTCTCGCATCCTGCGCAGTGCGCATCCTTGGggcaaggtgttttaaataggaAGGTGGTTTCTGAACCGCTTTggcaggtcaccattttgaatttgtttgacattggtagcagggcgctttttatcaacaaaaccacgtgagtttcaagaagaaaaagaaggtatgggcaagtttggtggttttatcaaggaaagtacctgatttcactctttttcgaatgtttaaatgattcatctctctatttaagatcaatcgagcaaccgagttatgtttaacagcgagtgagcacggtccaggaacgctagctagctcttgttctaggccgggtggcaagacctgcggaccgatagcatattgaaatactaggaagaattttgggaatatttgtataaacttcaactttcgtgccacttttcgtgaattttaactgtcgtaataccacggaaaagcgaaaacagctccgaaaagagcgttcccgaagtaaacatcccaccatcccgtgaatgtcaaactctgaagttttttctaaaatacgatcggggatttgttctggataaagctacctgtctttttaaagtaccttggttctgcataaagctacctgtctatttaaagtaccttgccttggGGTGATAAGGCCAAGCAACACGAAGCGTaaaggcggtgccagacggggcgtaaactctagcgcaaacgaaaaaattaatgccaaaacggtttcgtttaacccttacaAATTATtggaatcggttgaggtgtatgttttggtttttttaccatttttacattagccgtggccacacggggcgaaaactctagcgcaaacgaaaaaattaatgccaaaacggtttcgcttaacccttacacgctgtcaaacttttatacgtccgcggactttttcgctgaacccttgacgctatcgaacgctttatttacgaaaatgtaggttcttttcgtattgtttttgcatttttaatataaatataacagcaacagcaacaatatcgtttaaaactgcaaaatttattcggaaatcaacttcagcggccaaaacacagatgaaaacaatacgtttgacatttcggcataaattttcggggttttacgcctgccacacgaagcgaaaacattttggcattaatgtgcaaatttgcgcgcaaattttcgccccgtgtggccacggctattaaggtgctgccagacggagcgtaaatttacgcgtaaatttacacattaatgccaaaatgttttcgcttcgtgtggcaggggtaaaaacccgaaaatttgtaccgaaatgtcaaacgtattttttacatctgtgttttggccgctgaagttgatttccgaataaattttgcagtttttaacgattttgttgctgttgctgttatatttatattaaaaatgcaaaaataatacaaaaaagaacctacattttcgtaaataaagcgtttgatagcgtcaagggttcagcgaaaatgtccgcggacgtataaaaatttgacagcgtgtaagggttaaacgaaaccgttttggcattaattttttcggtaaaaaaccaatatatacacctcaaccgattcggtaggctaaccgattctaattgcatacatttaggggccgaacatttcaaaatttggcggttaaataaccagtagaatgaacaagaaccttaaacatgagattaaatcaatttatggtgcgaaaaactacccaaatattatctttcgacaatgaaaatgtaatggcatctccctctcctcttccgtaatagcactatttaacgtttataacgtatttttcaaagatatttaactaaaaaggtgtgtatgtttttgggacaattattatgtctaaatcatctttttatctagctggaagggacggggggaggtacaagcgatgtactgggtatgtactcgctccctaaccacccctcctccactttccacatgtatttctgtgtccggctcattctatcggttatctaaccgcataattttgaaatggataagcgctaaaattatttgaatcggttgaggtgtatgttttggttttttaccattttttcgtttgcgctcaaggcaaggtactttaaaaagacaggtaactttatgcagaacaaatccccgatcgtattttagaaaaaacttcagagtttgacattcacgggatggtgggatgtttacttcgggaacgctcttttcggaggtgttttcgcttttccgtggtattacgacagttaaaattcacgaaaagtggcacgaaagttaaagtttatgcaaatattctcaaaattcttcatagtgtttcaatatggtatcggtccgtaggtcttgccacccggcctagaacaagagctagctagcgttcctggaccgtgctcactcgctgttaaacataactcggttgctcgattgatcttaaatagagagatgaatcatttaaacattcgaaaaagagtgaaatcaggtactttccttgataaaaccaccaaacttgcccatatcttcttcttcttcttcttcttgaaactcacgtggttttgttgataaaaagcgccctgctatgaatgtcaaacaaattcaaaatggtgacctgtcaaagcggttaagaagctctttttaaagtaccttggtttgcgctagagtttacgccccgtctggcaccgtcTATTCGATATCCGTGATCTGACAGCGCGTTGTTTGGGATTACCACGCTGCAATTCACGACTCACGAGATCCCAAAAAAGATGGATTTATTAAATAGTTTCGTATATCCAGATGTCCCTCGAGATTTGTGGTAAGTTATTCTACCAGTCATCTATCTAATAGTGCCGATCCTTTCTACgcttgttttaattttcaggGAAACCGTATTctcgaaacagaaacagatgaTCATAGTTGGTGTGCTTGGAAAATCTAATGAAGCGCACTGCAACAAGCTAGTGGAGTTTGGTATGCTTAATATTCAACCAAATTTGGAGGATACAGCCGGTAACGATGTAAAGCTCTACAAAACATGTAAATATGATGCAAATGAAAACGTCTTTCATTAATTCAATCTTTCATTTGCAGGGTCGCGTAAAATTTTACTTCCGTACTGAAGGAGAAACGCTTTTCCTGCACTTTGACTCGACGTTTGATAATGTTGTGCTGTTAAAGATGGCTGAAGAAATGATGAATGATAAAGCCTCACAGCCATCAGCTCATTTTATTACCTTCAACAGTGCGATCAGAACTCGTTACTCTCGCATACTTTTATTCGCCCTACAGGTATGTCACATATTAATTTTGGTGGAGACCTCAGTGACTTTCGATTTGTCCTATCTATCACTGTTCAAATCTCTGAAAATAATCCGTGAGAAATACGTGCTTAAGTTCCTGCCAGAAATGTTAAGAAAAGCAGGAGTTGGATCCTTCATGGGCAAAGAGTGCCGGCTAGCTAGTCCAAGACTGATTTTTCTGCTCAGCCTCCCCGAAACTCTGGAAAAACCCACAAAAGAAGATATTCAAGCTTTGGAAGTGAAACTCGAAGATTTTATAACCAAAACCCTGCGGAATGAGTTTATTATTACAAACAACAGTGCCATGTCTCTGTTTTCGTTACCGAAGGGAAAAAAGTTTGTATTTTATACTCAATCGAACGAACAACGCAAAAATCCCACAAGggatatgatgatgaagctATCGGCATACTTGGACAAACCGGGTCAAACAATCATGAATAGCGAACGAGATGAGGCATTGATGAACAAATTAAAACCGTATGAATTCATCGGATTTCCAGACTTTAAAGTGGAGTTTCATCAttcagaaaagaaaagaaacagtcTAACCATACTCGACTTAGTGCAAGTCCATGTAATGGATATACTTGAACCAGTGTTTGATGAAACATTTACCAGTGTTAAGCATCGCACCAAATGTGGTATGGCTGTAGGTGTTTTAATCTTCCTTTAAGCGCCCTCTATGATGATAATCAAACGTGTTTACGTAACTTTTATCTGAATTTCAGCTTCCATCCATTGGCCAATGGTATGACATGTTTCGATTCATGTACCAGGTTTTTATAGAAAATCCCGCTGAGCCATCTTATAACGATTATGAACCAGAATATGTAAGGCATACAAATAATCTTGTTTTCATCCTTATaattaaaatacatttttaaaaaatatttgtgATTTTTCAGAAATCTTATTTGGAAAACTTCCACACCCTTGTGGACATTGATGAACAATTTTTTAGCGAAGTAGGAGCACAGGGCTTAGAGCTGGCGATGCTTAAATATAAGGAAATGCTACCTGTGCACTATAGTGCCCGTTACCATCAAACCAAATATCTAGATGCTCTTCATCTGCTTGGTCAATATGTTCGAGGGCCACAATTACATCCTTGCGTCAAAAAGCTGAAAGAATATTGTGATTCGATTTGGATGAGCGGCAAACAACAGTGTGAATATCCAAGTCTACGTGGTAACCCATGTTTGATGGGCAAGCACCAACCTCTGGATCCATCCGAACATTCGAGTGGTGTTATTTATGTGTCCTCCTGCAACTGTGGCCGAATACAAGGACACCGAGAGGATCCTTACACAATCAGACAGGCAAATTACGAGTTTTATCAATGCATGGCGAAGAGCTGTAGTAACTGCAAAAGGTTGGACCATTTTCAGTTTCCTATCTTCGAGCCGTCTACCAGTGATTTTCGGGCCGCCGAGTTTATAAACAAAAACTTTTCTAACTTAATGACATTTGATGGCACAGGTAGGACTGCGTCGGATGTGAATAATAAGAATTTGTATCGACCCACTCAAGATTCGCCATATATATCGAGCAGTGAACGTAGCCAAAATAGCTTCGCCAATTTTAGTTTCAATATCGTTTCTTATGATGGTCCAGGAAGAACATATGATGGTACACAAACAAAAGAGCAGAACGAAGAACTTTACGAAAGAGGCTTTGCTTTAAACCATAAGACCAGCACTAAGGAAATTGTTGATATAGAAAGTTATAATATGGATAAGATACGAACAACATGCAATTCACAGAATCAAGACGATAAAATGACGACCAAAACATCGGTTACAGAACCAATGGCAGCGATAGCATTAGAAATAGGACCTACGATAAATGCCGTGAAATATCCATCTACTACGGAATATTTACCTGGGATGCTGCATGCTGCGAGTCCTGCTGGATTACTGCCTCGCTTTCCTTCCTGGTCGCTTGTTTGCCTTGGGTCCAGTTCCATTTACACTCACAACACTGGACTGCCGGAGCATGTGCAGAGTGGATTTCTATCTGGATCGAATTATTTGCTACCTTGGGACGTTAATGTTCGACTAGAGCATGCACAATCATGGGCCGCTTCCTACGAAAAGATCCGCCTTCGCAAGAAAGCAAATCCACATTC
The sequence above is a segment of the Anopheles darlingi chromosome 2, idAnoDarlMG_H_01, whole genome shotgun sequence genome. Coding sequences within it:
- the LOC125952013 gene encoding nonsense-mediated mRNA decay factor SMG8; translation: MDLLNSFVYPDVPRDLWETVFSKQKQMIIVGVLGKSNEAHCNKLVEFGMLNIQPNLEDTAGNDGRVKFYFRTEGETLFLHFDSTFDNVVLLKMAEEMMNDKASQPSAHFITFNSAIRTRYSRILLFALQVCHILILVETSVTFDLSYLSLFKSLKIIREKYVLKFLPEMLRKAGVGSFMGKECRLASPRLIFLLSLPETLEKPTKEDIQALEVKLEDFITKTLRNEFIITNNSAMSLFSLPKGKKFVFYTQSNEQRKNPTRDMMMKLSAYLDKPGQTIMNSERDEALMNKLKPYEFIGFPDFKVEFHHSEKKRNSLTILDLVQVHVMDILEPVFDETFTSVKHRTKCGMALPSIGQWYDMFRFMYQVFIENPAEPSYNDYEPEYKSYLENFHTLVDIDEQFFSEVGAQGLELAMLKYKEMLPVHYSARYHQTKYLDALHLLGQYVRGPQLHPCVKKLKEYCDSIWMSGKQQCEYPSLRGNPCLMGKHQPLDPSEHSSGVIYVSSCNCGRIQGHREDPYTIRQANYEFYQCMAKSCSNCKRLDHFQFPIFEPSTSDFRAAEFINKNFSNLMTFDGTGRTASDVNNKNLYRPTQDSPYISSSERSQNSFANFSFNIVSYDGPGRTYDGTQTKEQNEELYERGFALNHKTSTKEIVDIESYNMDKIRTTCNSQNQDDKMTTKTSVTEPMAAIALEIGPTINAVKYPSTTEYLPGMLHAASPAGLLPRFPSWSLVCLGSSSIYTHNTGLPEHVQSGFLSGSNYLLPWDVNVRLEHAQSWAASYEKIRLRKKANPHSSKPFERNNLFTLKIFIGVEYECLRGHRFIMKSPDSILRSSAEIARDSGSNVVFNDMPIYFSCPCRNAINNTAQLMRVHIITPKAPVNVIIDPKVKIFQNNMQSSFTFNTGVTQSIKLTQSSYWILRLPFVYEGDTGALEPPAEVNTNSAIMHGVLMAGMYGIRENEPNEESLLGF